The following proteins come from a genomic window of Pseudomonas sp. J452:
- a CDS encoding response regulator transcription factor produces the protein MSDEQLIDGEEQPHLLLVDDDATFTRVMARAMDRRGLRVSVANSAEEGLALAKEDLPDYAVVDLKMEGDSGLVLLPKLLELDPEMRVVILTGYSSIATAVEAIKRGATNYLCKPADADDVLTALLSKHADLDTLVPENPMSVDRLQWEHIQRVLAEHEGNISATARALGMHRRTLQRKLQKRPVRR, from the coding sequence ATGAGTGACGAGCAACTGATCGACGGCGAAGAGCAGCCGCACCTGCTGCTGGTGGACGACGACGCCACCTTCACCCGCGTCATGGCGCGGGCCATGGACCGGCGCGGCTTGCGCGTCAGTGTGGCCAACTCGGCCGAGGAGGGCCTGGCCCTGGCCAAGGAAGACCTGCCCGACTACGCGGTGGTCGACCTGAAGATGGAAGGCGACTCCGGCCTGGTGCTGCTACCGAAGCTGCTGGAGCTGGACCCGGAGATGCGCGTGGTGATTCTCACCGGTTACTCGAGCATCGCCACCGCCGTGGAAGCGATCAAGCGCGGCGCCACCAACTACCTGTGCAAGCCGGCCGACGCCGACGACGTGCTGACCGCGCTGCTGTCCAAGCATGCCGACCTGGACACCCTGGTGCCGGAAAACCCGATGTCGGTGGACCGCCTGCAGTGGGAGCACATCCAGCGCGTGCTGGCCGAGCACGAGGGCAATATCTCCGCCACCGCCCGCGCCCTGGGCATGCACCGACGCACCCTGCAGCGCAAGTTGCAGAAGCGCCCGGTACGCCGCTGA
- a CDS encoding AEC family transporter gives MLAVVQQTLAVTAPVFAMLFLGVGLKRLGWIDARFIDTASALVFKGTMPVMLFLAILHADLNTALQPALLGYFLLATLLGFLLVWGWAILRIPREERGVYTQGAFRGNNGIVGLALATSLYGDYGLSLGGILGGVVILSYNSLSAIVLAIYSPQAKADVWSISKSILRNPLILGVLAAIPFAYWQVKLPAWLLTSGDYFASMTLPLALICIGGTLSLASLRQGSGLALSASLWKMLWLPLLATFGAFLCGFRNAELGILFLYFASPTAAASFVMAKASGGNHELAASIIVITTLAAVLSTNIGLFVLQWGGWI, from the coding sequence ATGCTCGCCGTTGTCCAGCAGACCCTCGCCGTCACCGCCCCGGTGTTTGCCATGCTGTTCCTCGGCGTGGGCCTCAAGCGCCTGGGCTGGATCGACGCGCGTTTCATCGATACCGCTTCGGCCCTGGTGTTCAAGGGCACCATGCCGGTCATGCTGTTCCTCGCCATTCTGCATGCCGACCTCAACACCGCACTGCAGCCGGCGCTGCTCGGCTATTTCCTGCTGGCCACGCTGCTGGGCTTTCTGCTGGTCTGGGGCTGGGCGATCCTGCGCATCCCGCGCGAGGAGCGCGGCGTGTACACCCAGGGCGCCTTTCGCGGCAACAACGGCATCGTCGGCCTGGCCCTGGCCACCAGCCTGTATGGCGACTATGGCCTGTCGCTGGGCGGCATCCTCGGCGGCGTGGTGATCCTTTCCTACAACAGCCTGTCGGCCATCGTCCTGGCGATCTACAGCCCGCAGGCCAAGGCCGACGTGTGGAGCATCAGCAAGAGCATCCTGCGCAATCCGCTGATCCTCGGTGTGCTGGCGGCAATACCGTTCGCCTACTGGCAGGTCAAACTGCCGGCCTGGCTGCTCACCTCCGGCGACTACTTCGCCAGCATGACCCTGCCACTGGCGCTGATCTGCATCGGCGGTACCCTGTCGCTGGCCTCGCTGCGCCAGGGCAGCGGCCTGGCCCTCAGCGCCAGCCTGTGGAAGATGCTCTGGCTGCCGCTACTGGCGACCTTCGGCGCGTTCCTCTGCGGCTTTCGCAATGCCGAACTGGGCATCCTCTTCCTGTACTTCGCCAGCCCCACGGCGGCGGCCAGTTTCGTCATGGCCAAGGCCAGTGGCGGCAACCACGAACTGGCGGCGTCGATCATCGTCATCACCACCCTGGCGGCGGTGCTGAGCACCAATATTGGTTTGTTTGTGCTGCAGTGGGGCGGCTGGATATAG
- the pbpC gene encoding penicillin-binding protein 1C, with product MTPTTLAPRRWQRIACWLLAAGLLLLILRLWPHAPLREAAPLSRLVLAENGELLRMTLASDGQYRLWLPLERIAPAMIDALLLKEDRNFYRHPGVDPTALLRATLATYGGGMRQGGSTLSMQLARRLYGLNSRQIPGKLQQIALALWLEARHSKHDILEAYLNLAPMGGNIEGVEAASRIYFAKSAEQLSLSEALALAVIPQQPGRGQFGPSLQKARLQLMAQWRSEHADDPRNDGLLELPLQARTRQQLPFRAPHLSEQLLASHSAAELHSTLDLRLQTRLEKLIEQFVSDHRRQGVRNATAILVDSRDQAVKALVGSADYFDAGIHGQVNGVQSRRSPGSTLKPLLYALALDQGLIQPMSIIKDAPSAFGAFQPENFDGKFAGPLTAQDALIRSRNVPAVWLASQLDKPSLHGLLQRAGIQRLREEEFYGLALALGGGEMTPAELAKLYLLLAGDGRLRPLRWTREDRGEPGAQLLSPQASFMVRDMLRHNPRPDGLPADARGRNWPVAWKTGTSWGFHDAWSAGLVGPYVLVVWVGNFDATANPAFVGIKTAAPLFFRIADALPLALPEVQAAVDRPPPGLTRVEVCAASGELPNRWCPQTRKTWYIPGVSPIRVSDLHRPVMVDRLTGKAACPPFDPATSELQVFEFWPSELQRLFAAAGLPRRTPPDAQRDCQVQAAVNLQEVPRITSPLTQVTYSLRLSQPQESIALSANAASDARRLYWFADHTLLGQGTPQNALQWRPERSGQYQIRVSDDQGRSASRALRVEFLP from the coding sequence ATGACTCCCACCACCCTAGCCCCACGTCGCTGGCAACGCATCGCCTGCTGGCTACTGGCTGCCGGCCTGCTGTTGCTGATCCTGCGCCTGTGGCCGCATGCGCCGCTGCGCGAAGCGGCGCCGCTGTCGCGCCTGGTGCTGGCGGAAAATGGCGAGCTGCTGCGCATGACCCTGGCCAGCGACGGCCAGTACCGCCTGTGGCTGCCGCTGGAGCGCATCGCCCCGGCGATGATCGATGCCCTGCTGCTCAAGGAAGACCGCAATTTCTACCGTCACCCCGGCGTCGACCCGACGGCGCTGCTGCGCGCCACCTTGGCCACCTACGGCGGTGGCATGCGCCAGGGCGGCTCGACCCTGAGCATGCAGCTGGCGCGCCGGCTGTATGGCCTCAACTCGCGGCAGATTCCCGGCAAGCTGCAGCAGATCGCCCTGGCCCTGTGGCTGGAAGCACGACACAGCAAGCACGACATCCTCGAGGCCTACCTCAACCTGGCGCCCATGGGCGGCAATATCGAAGGGGTCGAGGCGGCCAGCCGCATCTACTTCGCCAAGTCCGCCGAGCAGCTGTCGCTCAGCGAGGCCCTGGCCCTGGCGGTGATTCCCCAGCAGCCGGGGCGCGGCCAGTTCGGCCCGTCGCTGCAGAAGGCCCGCCTGCAACTGATGGCGCAGTGGCGCAGCGAGCACGCCGACGACCCACGCAATGACGGCCTGCTCGAACTGCCGCTGCAGGCCCGCACGCGCCAACAGCTGCCGTTCCGCGCCCCGCACCTAAGCGAACAGTTGCTGGCCAGTCACAGCGCTGCCGAGCTGCACAGCACCCTCGACCTGCGCCTGCAGACCCGTCTGGAAAAGCTTATCGAGCAGTTCGTCAGCGACCACCGCCGCCAGGGCGTGCGCAACGCAACGGCGATCCTGGTGGACAGCCGCGACCAGGCGGTGAAGGCGCTGGTCGGTTCGGCCGACTACTTCGATGCGGGCATCCACGGTCAGGTCAACGGCGTGCAGTCGCGGCGCTCGCCGGGCTCGACGCTGAAACCGCTGCTCTATGCCCTGGCCCTGGACCAGGGCCTGATCCAGCCGATGAGCATCATCAAGGACGCGCCCAGCGCCTTCGGCGCCTTCCAGCCGGAGAACTTCGACGGCAAGTTTGCCGGCCCGCTGACTGCCCAGGACGCACTGATCCGCAGCCGCAACGTGCCGGCCGTGTGGCTGGCCAGCCAGCTGGATAAACCATCGCTGCACGGCCTGCTGCAACGGGCCGGCATCCAGCGCCTGCGCGAGGAGGAGTTCTACGGCCTGGCTCTGGCCCTCGGCGGCGGCGAGATGACCCCGGCCGAGTTGGCCAAGCTGTACCTGCTGCTGGCCGGCGATGGCCGCCTGCGTCCACTGCGCTGGACCCGCGAAGACCGCGGCGAACCGGGCGCGCAACTGCTGTCGCCGCAGGCCAGCTTCATGGTCCGCGACATGCTCCGGCATAACCCGCGCCCGGACGGCCTGCCCGCCGATGCCCGCGGGCGCAACTGGCCGGTGGCCTGGAAGACCGGCACCTCCTGGGGTTTCCACGATGCCTGGAGCGCCGGCCTGGTCGGCCCCTACGTGCTGGTGGTGTGGGTCGGCAACTTCGACGCCACGGCCAACCCGGCCTTCGTCGGCATCAAGACCGCTGCGCCGCTGTTCTTCCGCATCGCCGATGCCCTGCCACTGGCCCTGCCCGAGGTCCAGGCGGCCGTCGACCGGCCACCGCCGGGACTGACCCGGGTCGAGGTCTGCGCCGCCTCCGGCGAGCTGCCCAACCGCTGGTGTCCGCAGACCCGCAAGACCTGGTACATCCCCGGCGTCTCGCCGATTCGCGTGTCCGACCTGCATCGTCCGGTGATGGTCGACCGACTGACCGGCAAGGCCGCCTGTCCACCGTTCGACCCGGCGACCAGTGAACTGCAGGTCTTCGAATTCTGGCCGTCCGAGCTGCAGCGCCTGTTCGCCGCCGCCGGCCTGCCGCGGCGCACCCCGCCGGACGCCCAGCGCGACTGCCAGGTGCAGGCGGCGGTCAATCTGCAGGAGGTGCCGCGCATCACCTCGCCGCTGACCCAGGTGACCTACAGCCTGCGCCTGTCGCAACCGCAGGAGAGCATCGCCCTGAGCGCCAACGCCGCCAGCGACGCGCGTCGGCTGTACTGGTTCGCCGACCACACATTGCTCGGCCAGGGCACGCCACAGAATGCCCTGCAGTGGCGCCCCGAGCGTTCCGGGCAGTACCAGATCCGCGTCAGCGACGACCAGGGCCGCAGCGCCAGCCGCGCCTTGCGCGTGGAGTTCCTGCCCTGA
- a CDS encoding alpha-2-macroglobulin family protein: protein MLASIKSACRRIFAIFALVILGILRLVRWLLGALVGSWQPPLWLRKLWQGLCACGRWLRARPKQTAVALALLALLGGAGAYAWHWYQNLPVPYSVAYSVEAPALTDYTQETPVIAPLRIDFLDSAAPLEAIGKPVQQGIELQPAIKGAWHWASDRALVFTPAGDWPIAQGYKVVMAEEGLLADGVLLEQYEQRLHTQAFDAEVSSRELYQDPVVPSLKKLVSTIRFTHPVDQQSFRERVAINLDRGLEYRDKDVPPNPEISFSKNGLQAYVHSAPLATPLESSSVSLVVDKGIKARDGGNATSQQLHTSATIPGRYRLTFSSSNVQFVDNDRGEPEPVLMFSSSSAVADEAIAKQVQAWLLPERTPQGSEYWDDYQVDEKTLAKAERLQLTHIPSIEPLNSLHAFKFKAAPGRFLYVKVAAKVEAVGGYLAKDPTYSLLQMPKYPRALAFLSEGALLSLNGEKQLGILGRGVPGAQVEISRLLPNQLHHLVDQNYGSFARPEISNSYFDRMVERMAVKLPLDAGDPAKTQYSHVDLAPYLNADGGRRGIFVIKLSSEDDPSQDTFDYYYDDNPTRDLRFVVVTDLGIIAKRSSDGSHDIFVQSLSQGGAVAGAEVEIIGRNGLPVATAYTDLNGQAHFAKLDELRREKTPLMYVVNHGNDQSFLPVARSQHRLDLSRFDIGGQYEAGEPDRLGAYLFSDRGLYRPGETAHLGMIVRTANWSGQLQGLPVELDVRDPRGQSVLRQQLKLSSSGFESLDFHSSEAAPAGTYTASLSLIDEEERRTELGSVDFKVRDFEPDRMKVTTTLAKTPVKGWIAPEQVEAKVKAMHLFGAPASARRVTAEMTLSPAYAAFDGYADYRFRLNNSLNESSTEELPEAQTDDNGETLLDLKLERYAASTYRLSLLARVFEAEGGRNVAAQSSLMVSSAPWLVGVKSVDSLSYVSKAAKREIEWLAIGPDLKPLAVDGLSTELVEHRYVSVLVKQSNGTYKYQSRIKNIPLGSQPLAIAAAGSKQTLNTSEPGDYTLTLKAADGTPLNQVDYSVAGQGNASRSLERNAELQLRLDQDSYAQGGEIEISIRAPYTGAGLITIERDKVYAHQWFKADSTSSVQRIRLPAELEGNAYVNVQFVRDSASPEVYMSPLSYGAAAFRIDLDARRIPLQLEAAEHIEPGQTLDINVRSDRPGRAVIYAVDEGILQVARYKAPDPLAQFFQKRALEVETSQILDLLLPEFSRLLQAAAVGGDGEDLLGAHLNPFKRKRKPPVAYWSGLVDLQPGDNHFSYPVPDYFNGKLHLFAVAVDDARIGVIEGATAVRGPLVITPNVPAFVAPGDVFKVSAGVFSNLEQPATVKVSVETSAGLKVQAINQVELQLAPRKEGVVEIDLLALGALGSADLNFVATLPDGKRVQIGETTSVRPLVERRVALTLGRTEDSSGEVQISRDLYPQLRNVRFGAAGSPLVWADGLQSYLADYGYSCTEQLVSKAMPALVWGSSAAGVDQAALPAFDNAVRILRSRQNLEGGFGLWAANPQVVPFASLYASDFLIEAKERNYPVPGDLLNRANAYLSQVANGPSEGLSELRDRAYAAYLLTRQGVVTSGALADIRERYETYHSKNWQQDIGAAYLAASYKLLKQDKQADKLFGEQQWRTLEQNWSSYGLYYDPLVHDAEHLRLLSKHFPGELDEVPVKLLDSLGERLSEQRYNSLSAALLLRALDSYGERAEVGLNLKVSAWLGKQGEQPLQLSGKPPISEVPIAAKMLLLRKDSDAPVFYMLSEAGYDRGAPNKVIADGLEVTHEYTDLDGEPVDQVKVGDEFFVRLRLRAKDFDQVQQVAVVDLLPGGTEPVYNQPAVVTASTDEESSEEEYSEEGEYAEPSWQPPVGESALSDWNPDFADVRDDRVVLYGTVYRDAATFVYRVRATNAGTFGTPPAYAEGMYDTSQQARGKAGKLTIVKP, encoded by the coding sequence ATGCTCGCTTCGATCAAGTCGGCTTGCCGCCGCATTTTCGCTATTTTCGCTTTGGTCATCCTCGGCATCCTGCGCCTGGTGCGCTGGCTGCTGGGCGCCCTGGTGGGCAGTTGGCAGCCGCCGTTGTGGCTGCGCAAGCTGTGGCAGGGCCTGTGCGCCTGCGGCCGCTGGCTGCGCGCGCGGCCCAAGCAGACGGCCGTAGCTCTGGCGCTGCTGGCCCTGCTCGGCGGGGCTGGCGCCTATGCCTGGCACTGGTACCAGAACCTGCCGGTGCCCTACAGCGTGGCTTACTCGGTGGAAGCCCCGGCGCTGACCGATTACACCCAGGAAACGCCCGTCATCGCCCCCCTGCGCATCGACTTCCTCGACTCGGCAGCGCCGCTGGAAGCCATCGGCAAACCGGTGCAGCAGGGCATCGAACTGCAGCCGGCGATCAAGGGCGCTTGGCACTGGGCGAGCGATCGAGCCCTGGTGTTCACCCCGGCCGGCGATTGGCCGATTGCCCAAGGCTACAAAGTGGTCATGGCCGAGGAAGGCCTGCTGGCCGACGGCGTATTGCTTGAGCAATACGAGCAACGCCTGCACACCCAGGCCTTCGACGCAGAAGTCAGCAGCCGCGAGCTGTACCAGGACCCGGTAGTGCCGAGCCTGAAGAAACTGGTCAGCACCATCCGCTTCACCCACCCAGTGGATCAGCAATCCTTCCGCGAGCGGGTCGCCATCAACCTCGACCGTGGGCTGGAATACCGCGACAAGGATGTGCCGCCGAACCCGGAAATCAGCTTCAGCAAGAACGGCCTGCAGGCCTATGTGCACTCCGCGCCGCTGGCCACCCCGCTGGAAAGCAGCAGCGTGAGCCTGGTGGTGGACAAGGGCATCAAGGCGCGCGACGGCGGCAACGCCACCAGCCAGCAACTGCACACCTCGGCCACCATACCCGGTCGCTACCGCCTGACCTTCAGCTCCAGCAACGTTCAGTTCGTCGACAACGACCGCGGCGAGCCGGAGCCGGTGCTGATGTTCAGCAGCTCCAGCGCCGTGGCCGACGAGGCCATCGCCAAGCAGGTGCAGGCCTGGCTGCTGCCCGAGCGCACGCCACAAGGCAGCGAGTACTGGGACGATTACCAGGTCGACGAAAAGACCCTGGCCAAGGCCGAACGCCTGCAGCTGACCCATATCCCCAGCATCGAGCCGCTGAACAGCCTGCACGCCTTCAAGTTCAAGGCCGCGCCGGGGCGTTTCCTTTATGTAAAGGTGGCGGCCAAGGTCGAGGCGGTCGGTGGCTACCTGGCCAAGGACCCGACCTACAGCCTGCTGCAGATGCCCAAGTACCCGCGCGCTCTGGCCTTCCTTTCCGAAGGCGCCCTGCTCAGCCTGAATGGCGAGAAGCAGCTGGGCATCCTCGGTCGCGGCGTGCCCGGCGCCCAGGTGGAAATCTCGCGCCTGCTGCCCAATCAGCTGCACCACCTGGTCGACCAGAACTACGGCAGCTTCGCCCGCCCGGAGATCAGCAACAGTTACTTCGACCGCATGGTCGAACGCATGGCGGTCAAGCTGCCGCTGGATGCCGGCGACCCGGCCAAGACCCAGTACAGCCATGTCGACCTGGCGCCCTACCTGAATGCCGACGGCGGCCGGCGCGGCATCTTCGTGATCAAGCTCAGCTCCGAGGACGATCCGAGCCAGGACACCTTCGACTATTACTACGACGACAACCCGACCCGCGACCTGCGCTTCGTGGTGGTCACCGACCTGGGTATCATCGCCAAGCGCAGCAGCGATGGTAGCCACGACATCTTCGTCCAGTCGCTCAGCCAGGGCGGCGCGGTGGCCGGTGCCGAAGTCGAGATCATCGGCCGCAACGGCCTGCCGGTGGCAACCGCCTACACCGACCTCAACGGCCAGGCGCACTTCGCCAAGCTCGACGAGCTGCGCCGCGAGAAGACCCCGCTGATGTACGTGGTCAACCATGGCAACGACCAGTCGTTCCTGCCGGTAGCGCGCAGCCAGCATCGCCTCGATCTGTCGCGTTTCGATATCGGCGGCCAGTACGAGGCCGGCGAGCCGGATCGCCTCGGCGCCTACCTGTTCAGCGACCGCGGCCTGTACCGTCCGGGCGAGACCGCCCACCTAGGCATGATCGTCCGCACCGCCAACTGGAGCGGCCAGCTGCAAGGCCTGCCGGTCGAACTGGACGTGCGCGACCCGCGTGGCCAGAGCGTGCTGCGCCAGCAGCTGAAGCTGTCCAGCAGCGGCTTCGAGAGCCTCGACTTCCACAGCAGCGAAGCAGCGCCGGCCGGTACCTACACCGCCAGCCTGAGCCTGATCGATGAAGAAGAGCGGCGTACCGAACTGGGCAGCGTCGACTTCAAGGTGCGCGACTTCGAGCCGGACCGCATGAAGGTCACCACCACCCTGGCCAAGACGCCGGTCAAGGGCTGGATCGCCCCCGAACAGGTCGAGGCCAAGGTCAAGGCCATGCACCTGTTCGGCGCGCCGGCCTCGGCGCGTCGGGTCACCGCCGAGATGACCCTGTCGCCGGCCTATGCCGCCTTCGACGGCTATGCCGACTACCGCTTCCGCCTGAACAACTCGCTGAACGAAAGCAGCACGGAGGAACTGCCGGAAGCGCAGACCGACGACAACGGCGAAACCCTGCTCGACCTCAAGCTGGAGCGCTACGCCGCCAGCACCTACCGCCTCAGCCTGCTGGCGCGGGTGTTCGAGGCCGAGGGCGGACGCAACGTCGCCGCGCAGAGCAGTCTGATGGTGTCTTCCGCGCCCTGGCTGGTCGGGGTCAAGAGCGTCGATTCGCTGAGCTACGTGAGCAAGGCCGCCAAGCGCGAGATCGAGTGGCTGGCCATCGGCCCGGATCTCAAGCCGCTGGCGGTGGACGGCCTGTCCACCGAGCTGGTCGAGCACCGCTACGTCTCGGTATTGGTCAAGCAGTCCAACGGCACCTACAAGTACCAGTCTCGGATCAAGAACATCCCGCTGGGTAGCCAGCCGCTGGCGATTGCCGCCGCCGGCAGCAAGCAGACGCTGAACACCAGCGAACCCGGCGACTACACCCTGACCCTCAAGGCCGCCGATGGCACGCCGCTGAACCAGGTCGACTACAGCGTCGCCGGCCAGGGCAACGCCAGCCGCTCACTGGAACGCAACGCCGAACTGCAGCTGCGCCTGGACCAGGACAGCTACGCCCAGGGCGGTGAGATCGAGATCAGCATTCGCGCGCCTTACACCGGCGCCGGGCTGATCACCATCGAGCGTGACAAGGTCTACGCCCACCAGTGGTTCAAGGCCGACAGCACCAGCAGCGTGCAGCGCATCCGTCTGCCCGCCGAGCTGGAAGGCAACGCCTACGTCAACGTGCAGTTCGTCCGCGACAGCGCCTCGCCCGAGGTCTACATGAGCCCGCTGTCCTATGGCGCCGCGGCCTTCCGCATCGACCTCGACGCCCGGCGCATCCCACTGCAACTGGAGGCCGCCGAGCATATCGAGCCGGGGCAGACCCTCGACATCAATGTGCGCAGCGACCGCCCAGGCCGCGCGGTGATCTACGCGGTGGACGAAGGCATTCTGCAGGTTGCGCGCTACAAGGCGCCCGACCCGCTGGCGCAGTTCTTCCAGAAACGCGCCCTGGAAGTGGAAACCAGCCAGATCCTCGACCTGCTGCTGCCCGAGTTCAGCCGCCTGTTGCAGGCTGCGGCGGTCGGCGGTGACGGCGAAGACCTGCTCGGCGCCCACCTCAACCCGTTCAAGCGCAAGCGTAAGCCGCCGGTAGCCTACTGGTCCGGCCTGGTCGACCTGCAGCCCGGCGACAACCACTTCAGCTACCCGGTGCCGGACTACTTCAACGGCAAGCTGCACCTGTTCGCCGTGGCCGTCGACGATGCCCGCATAGGTGTGATCGAAGGCGCCACGGCAGTGCGCGGGCCGCTGGTGATCACCCCCAACGTGCCGGCCTTCGTCGCCCCGGGCGATGTGTTCAAGGTCAGCGCCGGGGTGTTCAGCAACCTGGAACAGCCGGCCACGGTCAAGGTCAGCGTGGAGACCAGCGCCGGCCTCAAGGTGCAGGCCATCAACCAGGTCGAACTGCAGCTGGCGCCGCGCAAGGAAGGCGTGGTGGAGATCGACCTGCTGGCCCTGGGAGCCCTCGGCTCGGCCGATCTCAATTTCGTCGCCACCCTGCCGGACGGCAAGCGCGTGCAGATCGGCGAAACCACCTCGGTGCGTCCGCTGGTCGAGCGCCGCGTGGCGCTGACCCTGGGCCGCACTGAGGACTCCAGCGGAGAAGTGCAGATCAGCCGCGATCTGTACCCGCAGCTGCGCAACGTACGCTTCGGCGCCGCCGGCTCGCCGCTGGTGTGGGCCGACGGCCTGCAGAGCTACCTGGCCGACTACGGCTACAGCTGCACCGAGCAACTGGTGTCCAAGGCCATGCCGGCGCTGGTCTGGGGCAGCTCGGCGGCCGGCGTCGACCAGGCCGCCCTGCCGGCCTTCGACAACGCGGTGCGCATCCTGCGTTCGCGGCAGAACCTGGAAGGCGGCTTCGGCCTGTGGGCGGCCAACCCGCAGGTAGTGCCGTTCGCCAGCCTGTATGCCAGCGACTTCCTGATCGAAGCCAAGGAACGCAACTACCCGGTACCGGGCGACCTGCTCAACCGCGCCAACGCCTACCTGTCGCAAGTGGCCAACGGCCCCAGCGAAGGCCTCAGCGAACTGCGCGACCGCGCCTACGCCGCCTACCTGCTGACGCGCCAGGGCGTGGTCACCAGCGGCGCCCTGGCCGATATCCGCGAACGCTACGAGACCTACCACAGTAAGAACTGGCAACAGGACATCGGCGCCGCGTACCTGGCCGCCAGCTACAAGCTGCTCAAGCAGGACAAGCAGGCCGACAAGCTGTTCGGCGAGCAGCAGTGGCGTACCCTGGAGCAGAACTGGAGCAGCTACGGCCTGTACTACGACCCGCTGGTGCATGACGCCGAGCACCTGCGCCTGCTCAGCAAGCACTTCCCCGGCGAGCTGGACGAAGTGCCGGTGAAACTGCTCGACAGCCTCGGCGAGCGCCTCAGCGAACAGCGCTACAACTCGCTGTCCGCCGCCCTGCTGCTGCGTGCCCTGGACAGCTACGGCGAGCGCGCCGAAGTCGGCCTCAACCTCAAGGTCAGCGCCTGGCTGGGCAAGCAGGGCGAGCAGCCGCTGCAGCTGAGCGGCAAGCCGCCGATCAGCGAGGTGCCGATCGCGGCGAAGATGCTCCTGCTGCGCAAGGACAGCGACGCGCCGGTGTTCTACATGCTCAGCGAAGCCGGCTACGACCGCGGCGCGCCGAACAAGGTGATTGCCGACGGCCTGGAAGTGACCCACGAGTACACCGATCTGGATGGCGAACCGGTGGACCAGGTCAAGGTCGGCGACGAGTTCTTCGTGCGCCTGCGCCTGCGCGCCAAGGACTTCGACCAGGTGCAGCAGGTGGCCGTGGTCGACCTGCTGCCGGGCGGCACCGAGCCGGTGTACAACCAGCCTGCCGTGGTGACCGCCAGTACCGACGAGGAGTCGTCCGAGGAGGAATACAGCGAGGAAGGCGAGTACGCAGAGCCGAGCTGGCAGCCGCCGGTCGGTGAAAGTGCGCTGAGCGACTGGAACCCGGACTTCGCCGACGTGCGCGACGACCGCGTGGTGCTCTACGGCACCGTCTACCGCGACGCCGCCACCTTCGTCTACCGCGTGCGCGCCACCAACGCCGGCACCTTCGGCACGCCGCCGGCCTACGCCGAAGGCATGTACGACACCAGCCAGCAGGCGCGTGGCAAGGCGGGCAAGCTGACCATCGTCAAACCCTGA
- a CDS encoding TIGR02285 family protein produces the protein MKRLKVLLLSLICITAAAQADSIVWLSAEFPPMSMTQGPHANQGYINSLFGYLQQALPQHSFSESVVPWPRAMHMAEQGGPYCLLAAFKTPEREAFLRFSKPYGHVLPLGLVIRQEQIERVKPYLDPAGHVQLERLLQDPQMRPGIASGRSYGSLIDDLLKTSHDTAHNGLARVHQGESTSALFNMLDHRRIDYTFSYPNEMVYFAASHQLLRFYPIAGSNQLLPGRLSCTRSTQTDRAFADLSQLLDGEGHQAVFQVSYERWLPEYLLEHYHSQLAQLPAE, from the coding sequence ATGAAACGACTGAAAGTGCTGTTGCTTAGCCTGATCTGTATCACTGCGGCGGCCCAGGCCGACAGCATCGTCTGGCTCAGCGCGGAATTTCCGCCCATGTCCATGACCCAGGGGCCCCATGCCAATCAAGGTTACATAAACAGCCTGTTCGGTTACCTGCAGCAGGCGCTGCCCCAGCACAGTTTCTCCGAGTCGGTCGTACCCTGGCCGCGTGCCATGCACATGGCCGAACAGGGTGGCCCTTACTGCCTGCTGGCCGCCTTCAAGACCCCGGAGCGCGAGGCCTTTCTGCGCTTCAGCAAGCCCTACGGCCATGTGCTGCCTCTGGGCCTGGTGATCCGCCAGGAACAGATCGAGCGCGTGAAACCCTATCTCGACCCGGCCGGGCATGTGCAACTCGAACGCCTGCTCCAAGACCCGCAGATGCGCCCTGGCATTGCCAGTGGCCGCAGTTATGGCAGCCTGATCGACGACCTGCTGAAGACCAGCCATGACACAGCGCACAACGGTTTGGCCCGGGTTCACCAGGGCGAATCCACCAGCGCCCTGTTCAACATGCTCGACCACCGGCGCATTGACTACACCTTCAGTTATCCCAACGAGATGGTCTATTTCGCCGCCAGCCACCAGCTCCTGCGCTTTTACCCCATCGCCGGCAGTAACCAGTTGCTGCCTGGCCGCCTCAGTTGCACACGCAGCACGCAAACCGACCGGGCCTTTGCCGATCTCAGCCAGCTCCTTGATGGCGAAGGACATCAGGCGGTGTTCCAGGTCAGTTACGAGCGCTGGCTACCCGAGTACCTGCTGGAGCATTACCACAGCCAGCTTGCCCAACTGCCGGCGGAGTGA
- a CDS encoding carboxymuconolactone decarboxylase family protein, producing the protein MTEEKKSGLQVRREVMGDAFVDRALGNATDFSQPLQDFVNQHAWGGVWNREGLDRRTRSLITLAALTALKCPQELKGHVRGALNNGCTVEEIREALLHCAVYAGVPAAIDAFRAAQEVIDEHGKP; encoded by the coding sequence ATGACTGAAGAGAAGAAAAGCGGCCTGCAGGTGCGCCGCGAAGTGATGGGCGACGCTTTCGTCGACCGCGCCCTCGGCAATGCCACCGACTTCAGCCAACCGCTGCAGGACTTCGTCAACCAGCATGCCTGGGGCGGCGTATGGAACCGCGAAGGCCTGGATCGCAGGACCCGCAGCCTGATCACCCTAGCCGCGCTGACCGCACTGAAATGCCCGCAGGAACTCAAAGGCCACGTGCGCGGCGCCCTGAACAACGGCTGCACGGTCGAGGAAATCCGCGAAGCGCTGCTGCACTGTGCGGTCTACGCCGGGGTGCCGGCGGCTATCGACGCCTTCCGCGCGGCGCAGGAAGTGATCGACGAACACGGCAAACCCTGA